The Nocardioides campestrisoli genome includes a window with the following:
- a CDS encoding cytochrome c oxidase assembly protein — protein sequence MLVQSVGSPTLPEFTVGRVFTDWGIDPLPFILTVWVAGLYLLGVWTLRRRGDRWPVGRTVAFVGLGMGAFFFATASGLARYDTTLLSAHMVQHMILSMVVPLCLALGAPVTLALRTLPGTPRRWLLAVLHSRVAKVLSFPPLAFGLYILSPWALYFTSWYDASLTSSYVHEMMHIHLVAVGAIFFWPLMGVDPVPGRVVWPFRLLLTFMTLPFHAFLGVTIMGQSTLIAGDWYLALREGPMGSWLPDAMDDQHRAGGILWASGDLIGIIFLIVLFAQWARSSMKEAVREDRRLDRLEAREQVSRRAG from the coding sequence ATGCTCGTCCAGTCCGTGGGATCCCCGACGCTGCCTGAGTTCACCGTGGGGCGCGTGTTCACCGACTGGGGCATCGACCCGCTGCCGTTCATCCTGACCGTCTGGGTGGCCGGCCTCTACCTGCTGGGAGTCTGGACGCTGCGCCGTCGTGGCGACCGGTGGCCGGTGGGACGCACGGTCGCGTTCGTCGGGCTGGGCATGGGCGCCTTCTTCTTCGCCACCGCCTCCGGTCTGGCCCGCTACGACACGACGCTGCTCTCGGCGCACATGGTCCAGCACATGATCCTGTCGATGGTCGTGCCGCTGTGCCTGGCGCTCGGGGCCCCGGTCACGCTGGCACTGCGGACGCTCCCGGGCACTCCGCGACGCTGGCTCCTGGCGGTGCTGCACTCCCGGGTGGCCAAGGTGCTGTCCTTCCCGCCACTGGCGTTCGGGCTCTACATCCTCTCGCCGTGGGCGCTCTACTTCACCTCCTGGTACGACGCGAGCCTGACGTCGTCGTACGTGCACGAGATGATGCACATCCACCTGGTGGCGGTCGGGGCGATCTTCTTCTGGCCGCTGATGGGCGTGGACCCGGTGCCGGGCCGGGTGGTCTGGCCGTTCCGCCTGCTGCTGACCTTCATGACGCTGCCCTTCCACGCGTTCCTGGGCGTCACGATCATGGGACAGAGCACGCTCATCGCCGGCGACTGGTACCTCGCGCTGCGGGAGGGTCCGATGGGCTCCTGGCTGCCGGACGCGATGGACGACCAGCACCGCGCCGGCGGCATCCTGTGGGCGTCGGGCGACCTGATCGGCATCATCTTCCTCATCGTCCTGTTCGCCCAGTGGGCGCGTTCGTCGATGAAGGAGGCCGTGCGCGAGGACCGCCGGCTGGACCGCCTGGAGGCGCGGGAACAGGTCAGCCGTCGCGCCGGGTAG
- the ctaE gene encoding aa3-type cytochrome oxidase subunit III, translated as MSPVATATAIPASRLHGHHDRPSMVSVGTIIWLASELMFFAALFASYFTIRAVSPDLWAQETQHLTVGFATANTTILVLSSVTCQLGVFAAERGQVGRKGSLFDVKGWGLREWFVLTYIMGAIFVAGQAFEYAELVHAGLTIQDSAYGSVFYLTTGFHGIHVAGGLLAFLFVLGRTYMARRFTHEQAVSAIVVSYYWHFVDVVWIALFSAIYLIQ; from the coding sequence ATGTCTCCCGTGGCGACTGCAACAGCTATTCCGGCATCCCGACTTCACGGGCACCACGACCGACCGAGCATGGTCAGCGTGGGGACGATCATCTGGCTCGCAAGCGAGCTGATGTTCTTCGCAGCCCTCTTCGCGTCCTACTTCACGATCCGCGCGGTGAGCCCGGACCTGTGGGCGCAGGAGACCCAGCACCTGACGGTGGGCTTCGCCACGGCGAACACCACGATCCTGGTGCTCTCCTCGGTCACCTGCCAGCTCGGCGTCTTCGCCGCCGAGCGCGGCCAGGTCGGCCGCAAGGGATCGCTCTTCGACGTCAAGGGCTGGGGACTGCGCGAGTGGTTCGTCCTGACCTACATCATGGGCGCCATCTTCGTCGCCGGTCAGGCCTTCGAGTACGCCGAGCTGGTGCACGCCGGCCTCACGATCCAGGACTCCGCCTACGGCTCGGTGTTCTACCTGACCACCGGGTTCCACGGCATCCACGTCGCGGGCGGGCTCCTCGCCTTCCTCTTCGTCCTGGGCCGCACCTACATGGCCCGACGCTTCACCCACGAGCAGGCGGTCAGCGCGATCGTCGTGTCCTACTACTGGCACTTCGTCGACGTCGTGTGGATCGCCCTGTTCTCTGCCATCTACCTCATTCAATGA
- a CDS encoding Rv3143 family two-component system response regulator, producing MDSNASKTTPLKVLVYSDDVNTRQQVILALGRRPHPDLPELEYVEVATEPVVIATMDAGGIDLLVLDGEAVPAGGMGIAKQLKDEIYDCPPVLVLTGRPQDAWLATWSRAEAAVPHPLDPIQLAESAVALLRSRLPATA from the coding sequence ATGGACTCGAACGCCTCGAAGACCACCCCGCTGAAGGTGCTCGTCTACTCCGACGACGTCAACACCCGCCAGCAGGTCATCCTCGCCCTCGGGCGTCGACCCCACCCCGACCTCCCCGAGCTGGAGTACGTCGAGGTGGCCACGGAGCCGGTGGTGATCGCCACCATGGACGCCGGGGGGATCGACCTCCTCGTGCTGGACGGCGAGGCCGTCCCGGCCGGCGGCATGGGGATCGCCAAGCAGCTCAAGGACGAGATCTACGACTGCCCGCCGGTCCTGGTGCTCACCGGGCGTCCTCAGGACGCCTGGCTGGCCACCTGGTCCCGCGCGGAGGCCGCCGTGCCGCACCCGCTCGACCCGATCCAGCTGGCCGAGTCGGCGGTCGCGCTCCTGCGCTCGCGGCTGCCCGCCACCGCCTGA
- the qcrA gene encoding cytochrome bc1 complex Rieske iron-sulfur subunit has product MSEHDQNLPAVEGDPIADPGLPAHTWRPTDVDERAEKRAERQVATFFGLSTLFAVLFVVAYFTFQVGEDADTLMGFGASTVTLGATLGLALLLLGVGIIQWARKLMADHELVEYRHPARSSDEDRAATVDALQTGLAESGIGRRPLVRNSLLGAVAALGLPAVVLLRDLGPLPFSDEVVDPENGGGLEHTIWKAGERVVRDVLGTPIKVSDLEVGDLVNAQPAAIFEVDENGHHVLEGAPLQVAKSKASLILLRMEPDDITPGKGRENWTVDGIVAYSKICTHVGCPISLNERTTHHLLCPCHQSTFDLADSARVVFGPAARPLPQLPLAVDSEGYLIAQSDFTEPVGPSYWERDSK; this is encoded by the coding sequence GTGAGCGAGCACGACCAGAACCTCCCCGCGGTCGAGGGCGACCCGATCGCGGACCCGGGGCTCCCGGCACACACCTGGCGCCCGACCGACGTCGACGAGCGCGCCGAGAAGCGCGCCGAGCGGCAGGTGGCGACCTTCTTCGGCCTGTCCACCCTGTTCGCCGTCCTCTTCGTGGTGGCGTACTTCACCTTCCAGGTGGGCGAGGACGCTGACACCCTGATGGGCTTCGGCGCCTCCACGGTGACGCTCGGCGCCACCCTGGGCCTGGCGCTGCTGCTCCTGGGCGTCGGCATCATCCAGTGGGCCCGCAAGCTGATGGCGGACCACGAGCTGGTCGAGTACCGGCACCCGGCGCGCTCCTCCGACGAGGACCGTGCCGCCACCGTCGACGCGCTGCAGACCGGCCTCGCCGAGTCCGGCATTGGTCGTCGTCCCCTGGTGCGCAACTCCCTCCTGGGTGCCGTCGCCGCGCTCGGCCTGCCGGCCGTCGTGCTGCTCCGCGACCTGGGCCCCCTCCCCTTCTCCGACGAGGTCGTCGACCCGGAGAACGGTGGCGGCCTGGAGCACACCATCTGGAAGGCCGGCGAGCGCGTCGTCCGCGACGTCCTCGGCACCCCGATCAAGGTCTCCGACCTGGAGGTCGGCGACCTGGTCAACGCCCAGCCCGCCGCGATCTTCGAGGTCGACGAGAACGGTCACCACGTGCTGGAGGGTGCTCCCCTCCAGGTGGCCAAGTCCAAGGCCTCGCTGATCCTGCTGCGCATGGAGCCCGACGACATCACTCCGGGCAAGGGCCGGGAGAACTGGACCGTCGACGGCATCGTGGCGTACTCCAAGATCTGCACCCACGTGGGCTGCCCGATCTCGCTCAACGAGCGCACCACCCACCACCTGCTCTGCCCCTGCCACCAGTCGACGTTCGACCTGGCGGACAGCGCCCGGGTCGTCTTCGGCCCGGCCGCCCGGCCCCTCCCCCAGCTCCCGCTGGCTGTGGACTCCGAGGGTTACCTGATCGCGCAGAGCGACTTCACCGAACCCGTCGGTCCGAGCTACTGGGAGCGTGACTCGAAGTGA
- the qcrC gene encoding cytochrome bc1 complex diheme cytochrome c subunit yields MRFLNRTAGRLSRHRRGPLAGLAVLLLGLVMTGGLYAAFAPATASETKADQELIDQGRELFLVGCSSCHGLNGEGIRTARDGYNLGPSLVGVGAAAVDFQVGTGRMPMSNPGQQAPRKERLYNEEETKAMAAFVASLGPGPAIPSSEDYSIDGLSDEERQEAISRGGQIFLTNCTACHNFNGSGGAMPRGGYAPSLKGVDEKHIYEAMLTGPQSMDVFSNGNIPPDAKRDVIAYLKSLEDEPEYGGFGLGGLGPVSEGVFAWVVGIGSLVGFAIWIAAHSTRSKKDKVEA; encoded by the coding sequence GTGCGTTTCCTGAACCGAACCGCTGGACGGTTGTCCCGGCACCGCCGGGGCCCGCTCGCGGGACTGGCCGTGCTGCTGCTCGGTCTTGTGATGACCGGCGGGCTGTACGCCGCTTTCGCGCCTGCCACGGCGTCGGAGACCAAGGCAGACCAGGAGCTGATCGACCAGGGTCGAGAGCTCTTCCTGGTGGGCTGCTCCTCCTGCCACGGCCTGAACGGCGAGGGCATCCGCACCGCCCGTGACGGCTACAACCTCGGCCCGTCGCTGGTCGGCGTGGGCGCCGCCGCTGTCGACTTCCAGGTCGGCACCGGCCGGATGCCCATGTCCAACCCGGGCCAGCAGGCTCCCCGCAAGGAGCGGCTCTACAACGAGGAGGAGACCAAGGCGATGGCTGCCTTCGTCGCCTCGCTGGGCCCCGGCCCGGCGATCCCCTCCTCGGAGGACTACAGCATCGACGGTCTCTCCGACGAGGAGCGCCAGGAGGCGATCTCCCGCGGCGGGCAGATCTTCCTGACCAACTGCACCGCCTGCCACAACTTCAACGGCTCGGGCGGAGCCATGCCCCGAGGTGGCTACGCCCCCTCGCTCAAGGGCGTCGACGAGAAGCACATCTACGAGGCCATGCTGACCGGCCCGCAGAGCATGGACGTCTTCTCCAACGGCAACATCCCGCCCGACGCCAAGCGCGACGTCATCGCCTACCTGAAGTCCCTGGAGGACGAGCCGGAGTACGGCGGCTTCGGCCTCGGTGGCCTCGGCCCCGTCTCGGAGGGCGTCTTCGCCTGGGTCGTCGGCATCGGCAGCCTGGTCGGGTTCGCGATCTGGATCGCGGCGCACTCGACCCGCTCGAAGAAGGACAAGGTGGAAGCGTGA
- the trpD gene encoding anthranilate phosphoribosyltransferase, with amino-acid sequence MAASSWPEVLSGLVAGRDLTLEQAQWAMGQVLAGEATPAQIAGFAVALRAKGESVDEIQGLSDAMLAAGNPISVPGRLLDVVGTGGDRSMSVNISTMAAIVAAAAGARVVKHGSRSASSASGSADVLEALGIRLDLTLDRVSAIAEEVGITFCFAAAFHPAMRHAAAPRRELGIATSFNLLGPLSNPARPAAQAIGCADPRMAPVMAEVFARRGLDAWVFRGDDGLDELTITTTSTVWSVRDGQVEEWQVDPTSLGLSLSPLDALRGGDPAYNAGVVRSLVAGEQGAVREAVLLNAGAALAVYDAEPGTPQERLAAGLAKAAEAVDSGAAADLLERWVAASAR; translated from the coding sequence ATGGCTGCCAGCAGCTGGCCCGAGGTCCTCTCCGGCCTCGTGGCCGGGCGAGACCTGACCCTGGAGCAGGCCCAGTGGGCCATGGGCCAGGTGCTCGCCGGTGAGGCGACCCCGGCCCAGATCGCGGGCTTCGCGGTGGCACTGCGGGCCAAGGGCGAGTCCGTCGACGAGATCCAGGGGCTCTCCGACGCCATGCTCGCGGCGGGGAACCCGATCTCGGTGCCCGGCCGACTGCTCGACGTGGTGGGCACCGGCGGCGACCGCTCGATGTCGGTGAACATCTCCACGATGGCCGCGATCGTCGCCGCCGCGGCCGGTGCGCGCGTGGTCAAGCACGGCAGCCGCTCTGCGTCCTCCGCGTCAGGCTCCGCGGACGTCCTGGAGGCGCTCGGCATCCGGCTCGACCTGACGCTCGACCGGGTCTCGGCGATCGCCGAGGAGGTGGGGATCACCTTCTGCTTCGCCGCCGCCTTCCACCCCGCGATGCGCCACGCCGCCGCCCCGCGCCGCGAGCTCGGGATCGCGACCAGCTTCAACCTGCTCGGACCGCTGTCCAACCCGGCGCGGCCCGCGGCTCAGGCGATCGGCTGCGCCGACCCCCGGATGGCGCCGGTGATGGCCGAGGTGTTCGCCCGCCGAGGGCTGGACGCCTGGGTCTTCCGCGGGGACGACGGCCTCGACGAGCTCACCATCACCACCACCTCGACCGTGTGGAGCGTCCGCGACGGGCAGGTCGAGGAGTGGCAGGTCGACCCCACGTCACTGGGACTGTCGCTCAGCCCGCTCGACGCGCTGCGCGGCGGGGACCCGGCGTACAACGCGGGCGTGGTCCGCAGCCTGGTGGCGGGGGAGCAGGGGGCCGTGCGCGAAGCGGTGCTGCTCAACGCCGGGGCGGCGCTCGCCGTGTACGACGCGGAGCCCGGAACCCCGCAGGAGCGGCTCGCCGCGGGCCTGGCCAAGGCTGCGGAGGCCGTGGACTCGGGTGCTGCGGCGGACCTGCTCGAGCGCTGGGTGGCGGCCTCAGCTCGCTGA